The Ipomoea triloba cultivar NCNSP0323 chromosome 4, ASM357664v1 DNA segment ACATCTAAGGGACAAGCACTTGCTGATGAGTATGGGATTAAGTTTTTTGAAACTGTAAGTATATTGGAACTACCCATAAAAAGATTCAATATTGGTTTCTTTTCTTACTAAGGTAATATTTCCCTGCAGAGTGCTAAAACAAATCTTAATGTGGAACAAGTTTTCTTTTCAATAGCAAAGGATATAAAGCAAAGGCTTTCCGACACAGACTCAAAGGCGGAGGTAAATATGCTGATTCAATTAGTGCAAGTGCTTatgttatgttttaaaatatcttACAATTTATATGTGgggtataaattaatttttgtttcaaGCAATtgaaaatttacaattatatgaTGGCAGCCTTCCACAATCAAGATCAACCAACCTGAGTCGGGAGCTGCATCTGGTCAACTTGCCCAAAAATCTGCTTGCTGTGGTTCATAAGGGGATGCCTATTTGAGTGGAGATTTAACCCTGTACCTGTTCCATACCATCAGGGTCATGAAAAGACTAGAGAAGGGCTAACTTTGATGACAAAATATCTTGGGTTGCttgtatttttcttattttagtttattttattgttttgaatCTTGTGTGTGAAAGATAGATATTTGTTGATTTGAGAATCGTATTCCTTTTCAGTACTTCATTCTCCCTGTCCACATTGCTTTACATTTCATAAGGTGCTTATAGTTTGTTCATACTATGACTTGGGCAAGAAGGTGATGAGATAACAAAGCGAACTAAAACCGCAATGCTTCAAACTTGAAAGATTAGGAAATCTTACAAATTTAACACAACCACAAAAATTGAAGGTTTCTTCTGTACAGAATACAATCACTGACATCTTATCTTACAAGCAGCACATGAGTACAACCGAACCTACATATTTAGTTCTTCCTTCCCATATATCCGCTGAAGCTCCCGAGTGGCAGCCTGGTACGACTCTGAAATTGCAAGCAAGAAGGGTCAGCATTAATTTTATGCAGCAGAGTGATGGGATGAAATAGAAGAGAGGGGATTAACCTTTCCAAATTCTGAAAGCTTTTTGGTTGATTGGGGAACCAGTCACAGTCTGAATTGCATCAAACAACTCACCCTCTCTCGTGCTTCTTAGCTCTTGGACAATCTGATAAATGGTCTTACCATTCTCAAAGTATATGTGATTGTTTGGGTGCTTTGTCTTGCAACCAGCGTGACGCTCAAATTCATAAGCATTAAGTGCCTTCAAAAGATTGTATTATTTGAAGCTGATAAGGTAActcaaaacaaagaaaaattacaatagACAAAGGATAAGGGAAGGCTTACCTTAGAATAGTTACATGATTGGCAACCACACAGATATCCTGAACCTTTTATAACCCCACGCAGCTCCTTATTATATTCATGGAGATTTGCAATAAGTCAAAGACCAGCAAAGCTGACAGAATGTAGAATGCATTAAAAAATTGTACCTCTCGAGAAACAGAGATATATTTTACAGGCACCCCATCAAGCATTCCAGTTGCAATCAAACTTCTAACATTTGATGGAAAACTGTTTGGAGCTTCTTTCTTAGCAGCAGGTTTTGCTTCTGGCTTATTCTTAGGCACAGGATCAATTCTGGGTTGAATCACTTGAGTGGTGCAAACAGTTGTATTCACGTTCAACCCATCTAACTCCTTGTTACCTTCTGTTTCTGATGATTGTACTGTAGATTGATTATAAAAATAGTCATAGCTACTAATTGGTCTTCCCAGAGCATCAAGATCAGGTTCCTCTTGATATCCACCAAAGAATATTGTACTAGAGTCCCCTTTCTTGAATGAGTGAATGCGTGATAATGAATTATTACCATCTTTCTCCAAGGTGGAATCTATTTGTCTCATATTTGCATCATGGCTGTCATAGGAATGATCAATCAATGAGACATTTTCATCTTGCTTACCATAACCTTGCCCCATTGGTATGAAAGTGGTTTCAGATCCCTCACTGAACACCTGATTCATGGGCAAACCAAGATTTTGTTCCATGTGTGCATTTAAgccatcatcagagtccttaaCCTGATTCACTTTTACTTTTCTAAGTCCACTGTAACTAATGCAGGTCTCTGGTTCTTCAATGCCGTAAGACATTgacaaaccaacaaatgaatCGTTTCCAAACTGTTCATCAATCACCTTTTTCCTCAAATTGGAATCTGTGCCAGCAGGAGACAAGTTTCTTTCACCTAAACTTACGGACCCTGTTGCATCAGATCCAAAAAGCCGATCCATGAATTGGTTTGGCACTGACTGAAAAGTAGATGAATTCTCCCAAGATAGAGAACTTGCCAGAGCAATCCCTGAAGCTGACTTGCTGACTGACGCATCAACAGCTtgttttttattagaaattagttCCGGTTCAGTAGCTTCAGATAGCCACTGGTGAGTACGCTTTGCTTCAAGTCTAGATGAGCCATCAAACACTGTGTCACCATCCACTGGATGCCCAACCCCTTTCGGTATCCAAAATTCCTTGCCATGGAAAGACTAGAGAGAAATAAATAGAAGTACACCAGTCAGAATTTTTAGCCTATGCAAGTAGAAGCAAATAAATGGTTGCAACTAACAGAAAGCATAAATAAAATCTGAGATCTGAAAGAAAAGTAACTCCGGTCTACCACCCACAAATCCAAcatgaaagaaaatatttctAAGACCCTAGGATTGAAAGTCTAAATGTCAGTCCAAGATAATGAAAGAAGAGCAAGCAATCTTTGTTTGATCAGCATTGCCCTTTAACACTGAAATTTAATGACAGTTTCTAATTCCAATCACTAACATATGATAATCAACACTTAAAAGATGCAAGGTAATATTAACAACAAGTGTTCAAGTGAAATTCAAGAACATCCCATCACTGATTTACCAGGTAGACCATCATAAATGCATTGAATAAGAAATAAATCATTAGAAGAGTCAGTATCATAGAAACCAAAATGATGAACAAAAAAGTGAATTCATGTAGGAATAGTTTACTTGAACTGTTAGGAGATAGGATCAAAGTTCGTTCAAAATTACTAGCCGTAAACAGAAATTGAGTACCCTGATAACCATACCAAACTATCACATTCTCACACCATTACAAGAATCAGCAAACTAACATTTAAGCACATTTGACATTCCCACCACAAAGCTAACTCAGAATTGAGGTTTTGAATACAAAAGTAAATAATCAGAGCCTACCATGTTGCAGCTTCTACTTCAACCGATCAATTCACAAGCCACGATGCACAATCAGGAAACTCCTGCTTTCCAATtccaaacacacacaaaaaaacaaGTGAATACAGAATTTCCATTTCGCAATAAgctgaattttttttccaattcgcAATTAGTAAAAGACATTAGAAAAAAACAATCTAGTGTGTATATGAGGAAAATCGAAAGAACCCTAACCCTAACATTGAAAGAAATAGAGATCGTACCCTTTGCGATGGAGCAGTTAAAAATAGCTTCCGATGAAGTTTCCGGCGAAAAAAAGGCGGGCAACGGGCGCAGTTGTAATTACGGAGAGGGAGAGCGTTTTGTGGAGGAGAAAAGATTTGTTATGGTGGCTGAAGAGCACAGGATCTTTGCTCGCGAAGGGGTTGTACGATTGTAGAGACACTGGCAACATTGGATTACTGTTACAGTTATCATGGACGTACACGTGCCCCACTAGTAGTCAATCCCTGCCGTTTGTTTTCTATTTATGCCTTTTTGCCATTTTATCAATCAAAGGGATTAAGATCTGGTGGGACTGGGACCTCCAACTTGCCTCATCATTCAGgcccattttttatttaattaaaaattaccacATCCAAAATTTAGAGAATCTACACTTGAGATATAACTGTCGTTTTTTGCTTTTAAAATATATAGGttactttttacttttcatttttaaatttttttttaatgattttctcttttattaaaaagtttacaaaatgtattctaatttaacaatttttttgaatactatgcATACTTTTCTCAAGTTACTGAAGCGCACAAAAGGGCTACTTCTTACTTGGGAGGACCACAACTATACTACTTGACCACAAGGTGGTTGGAATCAGTAAAATTTGTGTAAGATGAATTACGAAATGTATGacaaattttttagaaaaaaacagTAAGCTTTTTTTTTGCGGAATACATGTCATTTCATTTCAACCCAATTGACTTGTTTAGTCATGTTTTGTGAGGAGCGTTAAACTCACATGATTGGCGTGCAGACTATagagttgttaaaacttaaaactaaaAACAGACTTGGAATTTAGAGGCATGTCTCGTCCCGTTGTGGCCTGTGGGGAATAGATATGTCAAACATATTTTCTATTTGGTAgactttataatttattttagttaaaaataagttataagctctgtttaGTGAAATAtaagtagtttaaaataatactttattttgaaacgctaccttaaatttttattttaaattttttttcttttgtatatttattaatttacaaaaataataccaTTTAcgcttcattaaaaaaaatcataatattttagtttatcTTTTTGTCGTTTTACACTTAAAAGCTAATTCTacaattaattttactaaacactttaatttcaattagttagcttattagctacTAACTTTTCAGTTACGCGTGCTAAACAAAGCCTTAGACTACTTAGACTTATTATTGGCATCTTATGAAAATTTATGGGCATCTTATGAAAACTTATTTTGTATTGAACAAATTTGTAGAATTGATTGTGTAatacattatcatatatatgtattagacaaaaatatttaaatttatcattttttaaatatgtatatagttaaatagtttttgGATGGGTTTGGGTACTTACATATGGTGTTAAATAGGTATGAGACTGATATACGTATCATTCTATTGAGTTTGGAATGGGTTCGAGTACTTCTATAGTTAATCGAGTTCGGGTTAACAAGTGTTTAAAGGTATTATCAATTTGACATCGTATTTTATATTCAGTACATTAAACACGCatgtactgaaagtatattattttgacaTCGTATTTTAGATTTAGTACATCAAACGCGCatgtattgaaagtacattattttgtatactattatataatatatgtccaataaacaaataatatatttttagtatattaaaaatatacattgtatttatGGTCCACAAAAAATTGTCACAATTACCTTATGTAGgtataaagaaaatgaaatatagtTGCACATTCACTTCACAGTTAGTAGAAATAAATTTCACCTTTAATGACAATTTAAGAGAATTGTCCACACGTCCAAGATTTGATGAAGAAGCCAAGCCTAGTATGTactaagaataataataaccacCTTACTGTTTGGTGGTCTTGGAGTTAAAACTCTTTAAATTAGAGTTTGGGACTTTGGGCCCTGGACTCTCTAAATTAGTAGAAGTATGGTGATATATAAACTCATGCTAGTGGCATAATTGCAAGTTCGACAAGCCAAACGGATGTGAGTTCCCTCTACCCAAGAAAGAAGCTTCTCAAGGATCCATACCCTCGGAAGTGATGctaattaagtaaataataaGATAGGCTACGAAATTGAAAGTAATAGGCTACGAAAATAAATTAGGTAAGAACCTCACAAAAAAGCTAAGGAAACACGTGAGTTTTGTAAGGTATTTCACCCTTGTAGGATTCGTGGATAGTTTAAGGTATTTCACCCTTGTAGGATTCGTGGATAGTTTACAAATGAGCCCCCAgcaggggtatttatagtgATTCTACCTTCTCAATAAATGGTGGAGATTTCCTTGATCTAATGGCTAAAAATTTACCTCTAAAACTTTCCAAATCTCTATACAAATTAAGGGTTCTATAATGttgtataatattatatatatctctacaACCCTAGAGTTATGAATATATTTCTAGAACATTCTACCAACTATGGGAATTTATGTACGAGTGCTAAAAAAGTCCAAAAAAATGTAGCAAGCCTAAAAAAATATGTAGCAAATTATCCCGCGCGTTACACTAGTATGCactaagaataataataaccacCTAACTTGATGGGGTAGGGTTCAACTCATACTAATAATATCTTGGAGTTAAACTCTCCTAACTAAAATTTGGGTcattgtgaacatagagctataaaattatgaatatagactCGGATACACCTTCCAAGCTAGACCAagatccatagcataatttgcctccaAGTTAGTGGAAGGTAAGTGTGGAGATTTACCTCCAGGGCTCCACCCAGCCCAAACGGTAAATTTGAGAcataaaaattagggtttggAATTCCATATTGTGAGTGCAATATTGGTGCAAGGTGACTAGGTGAGTGGTGTAGTCATTGAAATTCCATAAAAATATACAGTACAGTTGATGTCCAGTTACATGCTAGCTGCGTACTAGACAACGTCAATGACAAGCCAAACATAAAGAAGCATCAATCGCGCATAGTACTCTACAATCGAATTGCAGATAATAGATGAGAGAAATTGGATCTAAAAAACAAATATACATTTAGTtcaaactaattaatattaagTGAATATATATCAATCctctattctatatatatatatatacatacaaaattaaagaaacaactCAGAAAGTAAAATTAACAAAAGTTAAATCAATTTAAGCGAATCTCTGCGGCTAGAATCAATTCTGTGGTTTCATTCTCGTGCGGAGTCAAATTCAAATCCCAAGAAACCACAACCTTAATGCTGTCCGGCGATGAATCCTCCTCCTTCTCCTCCTGTTGTTCCTTGACGACAACCTTGGAATCACTATGCAGATTATCTGCAgatttaatgttattattatgttgtGCAGGGAGAGGGAGTGGTTGGGCGTGTGTGCGGTGTTTACTCATGTGGCCGCCCAAAGCCTGGCCTCTCTCGAACTCCAACCCGCAAACAGTGCACACATGTTTCTTCTCACTCGGCATCCTCGGCCGCTTGTGGCTCGCCCTGTGCCCGCCTAGGGCTTGGAACGAATGAAACTTTTTCCGGCAAGTCTTGCACTCGTAAACCCGACCCGACATCGCTATCTGTTCCTCGTCCATACGAGATATCAACATCACACAATTCGCCATCGCTAAGCTCTCCACATCATCGTCTCTATTGCTCCTCTTTAGCACCGCcatctcaacaacaacaacaacaattatatTCTCTGTCAAGTCAAGTGTTAGTTAATAATCCAGTATGAAATTAAACCCAACTGTGAACTGCGAATTTTAATTTGTGCGATAATACGAACTGAGCGctcacagatatatatatatatatatatataggcagaTCAGATCGAGGATGGATTTGTAGTTATTACGACAAGGATTTGGAGTGTGTTCAGCGGAATATATACTATTCCTTGGGGACTAAGAAAAGGGAACCAAACGCAACGCGGAAGCTACTACTATACTCCGGATTATAGTAAGTATCCTAGTTTCAGTAATCCTGGTTCTACTAGGATTACGTTGTTCCTTTCCTAGTAAGTCCAGGATAGGTTAATAATAACGGTGATATATAGGCGTCACCGCCTACGAGTG contains these protein-coding regions:
- the LOC116016370 gene encoding uncharacterized protein LOC116016370: MSFHGKEFWIPKGVGHPVDGDTVFDGSSRLEAKRTHQWLSEATEPELISNKKQAVDASVSKSASGIALASSLSWENSSTFQSVPNQFMDRLFGSDATGSVSLGERNLSPAGTDSNLRKKVIDEQFGNDSFVGLSMSYGIEEPETCISYSGLRKVKVNQVKDSDDGLNAHMEQNLGLPMNQVFSEGSETTFIPMGQGYGKQDENVSLIDHSYDSHDANMRQIDSTLEKDGNNSLSRIHSFKKGDSSTIFFGGYQEEPDLDALGRPISSYDYFYNQSTVQSSETEGNKELDGLNVNTTVCTTQVIQPRIDPVPKNKPEAKPAAKKEAPNSFPSNVRSLIATGMLDGVPVKYISVSREELRGVIKGSGYLCGCQSCNYSKALNAYEFERHAGCKTKHPNNHIYFENGKTIYQIVQELRSTREGELFDAIQTVTGSPINQKAFRIWKESYQAATRELQRIYGKEELNM
- the LOC116016182 gene encoding zinc finger protein ZAT12-like; the encoded protein is MAVLKRSNRDDDVESLAMANCVMLISRMDEEQIAMSGRVYECKTCRKKFHSFQALGGHRASHKRPRMPSEKKHVCTVCGLEFERGQALGGHMNNLHSDSKVVVKEQQEEKEEDSSPDSIKVVVSWDLNLTPHENETTELILAAEIRLN